In Blattabacterium cuenoti, the following proteins share a genomic window:
- the metE gene encoding 5-methyltetrahydropteroyltriglutamate--homocysteine S-methyltransferase, with the protein MLKHNLGYPRIGIQRELKKACEAYWSNKIDSDALFDVGKKIRKENWKTQEKANLNLIPCNDFSFYDHVLDMSLLLGVVSESYLSIPLIQNNIDLYFSMARGFQKNGWDIKAMEMTKWFNTNYHYIVPEFEKNQKFSIFSKKIFDELEESKNVLKSIKKIKPVLIGPLSYLFLGKEKEKSFHRMDLIENLIPIYIKIINKLKNEGVNWIQLDEPILALDMSEKEKKVFKYAYGEISRFCSGINILLTSYFDGISENIFLFQEISIQALHIDLVEDSNQLEKILSFFSRDSKMILSLGLIDGRNIWKNNYANSIKKIEKAMESVGEDRIMIAPNCSLLHVPIDIEYENSIHIDIKNKMSFAKQKIYELNDLEKIIKGNKNILLSNSSLLEKSSSIFHDIKIKERAMKITDQDIQRENHFYIRQKKQKKKFHLPLFPTTTIGSFPQTKEIRSLRNKFRKKELSKEEYDEKIKNFIVEVIKEQEKIDLDVLVHGEFERTDMVEYFSDKLKGILSTDNGWVQSYGSRCVKPPVIYGDVARVGDMTVKWICFAQSKTKKLMKGMLTGPVTILQWSFVRDDQPIYHTAYQIAWAIREEVLSLEKSGIQIIQIDEPALREGLPLKKKNWKSYFDWSIQAFRLSSSGVKDETQIHTHMCYSEFNDILQHIADMDADVITIETSRSRMELLKAFSVFSYPNEIGPGVYDIHSPRIPTVEEIFDLIEKASRKLPIKNIWVNPDCGLKTRKWKEVLMSLHNMTKAAKMARLKLV; encoded by the coding sequence ATGCTGAAACATAATTTAGGTTATCCTCGTATAGGGATACAAAGAGAGTTAAAAAAAGCTTGTGAAGCTTATTGGTCAAATAAAATTGATTCTGACGCTTTATTTGATGTAGGAAAAAAAATCAGAAAAGAAAATTGGAAAACGCAAGAAAAAGCTAATTTGAATTTAATTCCATGCAATGATTTCAGTTTTTATGATCATGTTTTAGATATGTCTTTGTTATTAGGAGTAGTTTCAGAGTCTTATCTTTCTATTCCATTGATTCAAAACAATATTGATCTATATTTTTCTATGGCTAGAGGGTTTCAAAAAAATGGTTGGGATATTAAAGCGATGGAGATGACCAAATGGTTTAATACTAATTACCATTATATTGTTCCAGAATTTGAAAAAAATCAAAAATTTTCTATTTTTTCGAAAAAAATTTTTGATGAATTAGAGGAATCTAAAAATGTATTAAAATCAATAAAAAAAATTAAACCTGTATTAATTGGACCTCTATCTTATTTATTTTTAGGAAAAGAAAAAGAAAAATCCTTTCATAGAATGGATTTAATAGAAAATCTTATTCCTATTTACATAAAAATTATTAACAAATTAAAAAATGAAGGAGTTAATTGGATTCAATTAGATGAACCTATTTTAGCTTTAGATATGTCAGAAAAAGAAAAAAAAGTTTTTAAATATGCTTATGGAGAAATATCCAGATTTTGTTCTGGAATTAATATTTTGTTAACTTCTTATTTTGATGGGATCTCAGAAAATATATTTCTTTTTCAAGAGATATCTATTCAAGCTTTACATATAGATTTAGTGGAAGATTCAAATCAGTTGGAAAAAATACTTTCTTTTTTTTCAAGAGACTCAAAAATGATTTTGTCTTTAGGTCTTATTGATGGAAGAAATATATGGAAAAATAATTATGCTAATTCTATTAAAAAGATAGAAAAAGCGATGGAATCTGTGGGAGAAGATAGAATTATGATTGCTCCTAATTGCTCTCTTTTACACGTTCCTATAGATATAGAATATGAGAATTCTATTCACATAGATATCAAAAATAAAATGTCTTTTGCAAAACAAAAAATTTATGAATTAAATGATTTAGAAAAAATTATAAAAGGAAATAAAAATATTCTACTCAGTAACTCCTCTTTATTAGAAAAATCATCCTCTATTTTTCATGATATAAAAATAAAGGAAAGAGCAATGAAAATAACAGACCAAGACATACAAAGGGAGAATCATTTTTATATTAGACAAAAAAAGCAGAAAAAAAAATTTCATCTTCCTCTATTTCCTACTACGACTATAGGATCTTTTCCTCAAACGAAAGAAATACGTAGTTTGCGAAATAAATTTCGAAAAAAAGAACTGAGTAAAGAAGAATACGATGAAAAAATAAAAAATTTCATTGTAGAAGTTATTAAAGAACAAGAAAAAATAGATTTAGATGTATTAGTTCACGGGGAATTTGAAAGAACTGATATGGTGGAATATTTTTCTGATAAATTAAAAGGAATACTTTCTACTGATAATGGATGGGTACAAAGTTACGGAAGTCGCTGTGTTAAACCTCCTGTTATTTATGGTGATGTTGCTCGTGTTGGCGATATGACTGTTAAATGGATCTGTTTTGCTCAATCTAAAACAAAGAAATTAATGAAAGGGATGCTAACTGGCCCCGTTACAATCTTACAATGGTCTTTTGTCAGAGATGATCAACCTATTTATCATACTGCTTATCAAATAGCTTGGGCTATTCGAGAAGAAGTCTTATCTTTAGAAAAATCTGGGATTCAAATTATTCAAATTGATGAACCTGCTTTAAGAGAAGGATTACCTTTGAAAAAAAAGAATTGGAAATCTTATTTTGATTGGTCTATTCAAGCTTTTCGTTTATCCTCAAGTGGAGTGAAAGATGAAACTCAAATACATACACATATGTGTTACAGTGAATTTAACGATATATTACAACATATAGCAGATATGGACGCAGATGTGATTACTATAGAAACTTCTAGATCTAGAATGGAATTGTTAAAAGCCTTTTCCGTTTTTTCTTATCCTAATGAAATAGGTCCAGGAGTATATGATATTCATTCTCCAAGAATCCCAACAGTAGAAGAAATATTTGACTTAATAGAAAAAGCTTCAAGAAAATTACCTATAAAAAATATTTGGGTTAATCCAGATTGTGGATTAAAAACTAGAAAATGGAAAGAAGTATTGATGTCACTTCATAATATGACAAAAGCAGCGAAAATGGCTAGACTAAAATTAGTCTAG
- a CDS encoding putative sugar nucleotidyl transferase — MNFILYDGIEWKKLFPITLTRPVSEIRLGLFTIKERWEKYIGKNVESIITQPFLSKKFSKKESLFFENILLINSAFLPNEELIQILFSLKENETIFFKEKMIAIKKNFFLGKENIHSLFLKKCKKTYHVNKIIHIQYPSDIFINNETVIKKDFLFFTNGKKSSSLLGNNHVICRDKIFLEEDIKANNVVLNAEHGPIYIEKGVEIMEGSVIRGPVAIGKHTTLNMGAKIYGATTIATFCKIGGEIFNSVIFSYSNKVHDGFLGNSILGEWCNLGAGTNISNLRNDYQKVTVWDYEKKDFSHTNLQFFGLIMGDHSKSSINTQFNTATIVGVSDNIFGYGFPPRYIPSFFLGGIQKKKRIPFNKVCETAEIMMNRRNVNFSLLDRKILEYLYQLLDI, encoded by the coding sequence ATGAATTTCATATTATATGATGGGATAGAATGGAAAAAATTATTTCCTATAACACTTACTAGACCTGTATCAGAAATCAGATTAGGATTATTTACTATAAAAGAAAGGTGGGAAAAATATATTGGAAAAAATGTAGAGAGCATTATTACACAGCCATTTCTTTCAAAAAAATTTTCAAAAAAAGAATCTTTATTTTTTGAAAATATATTGTTAATTAATTCTGCATTTCTTCCTAATGAAGAGTTAATTCAAATTCTTTTTTCTTTAAAAGAAAATGAAACTATTTTCTTTAAAGAAAAAATGATTGCCATAAAAAAAAATTTCTTTTTAGGAAAAGAAAACATTCATTCTTTATTTTTAAAAAAGTGTAAAAAAACATATCATGTAAATAAAATTATTCATATTCAATATCCATCGGATATATTTATTAATAATGAAACTGTTATAAAAAAAGATTTTTTGTTTTTCACAAATGGAAAAAAATCGTCCTCTTTGTTAGGAAACAATCATGTTATTTGTAGGGATAAAATTTTTTTGGAAGAAGATATAAAAGCGAATAATGTTGTATTAAATGCGGAACATGGCCCCATATACATTGAAAAAGGAGTTGAAATTATGGAAGGATCTGTAATTAGAGGGCCAGTAGCAATTGGAAAACACACCACGTTAAATATGGGGGCAAAAATATATGGAGCAACAACTATAGCTACTTTTTGTAAAATAGGAGGAGAAATTTTTAATTCAGTAATTTTTTCCTATTCTAATAAGGTTCATGATGGATTTTTAGGTAATTCTATTTTGGGAGAATGGTGTAATTTAGGGGCTGGAACCAATATTTCTAATTTGAGAAATGATTATCAAAAGGTAACCGTTTGGGATTATGAGAAAAAAGATTTTTCCCATACCAATTTACAATTTTTTGGTCTAATCATGGGAGATCATTCTAAATCATCAATAAATACTCAATTTAATACCGCTACAATTGTAGGTGTTAGTGATAATATTTTTGGATATGGATTTCCGCCTAGATATATTCCTTCTTTTTTTTTAGGAGGGATTCAAAAAAAAAAAAGAATTCCTTTTAATAAAGTTTGTGAAACTGCTGAAATTATGATGAATAGAAGAAATGTTAATTTTTCTCTTTTAGACAGAAAAATTTTAGAATATTTATATCAATTATTGGATATTTAG
- a CDS encoding type B 50S ribosomal protein L31, which produces MKKKIHPENYRPVVFKDINNDKIIICKSTVITKDSIHIDGSDYPLYKMEISSYSHPFFTGEKRFLGKTGPAEKFKKRYEKYKKL; this is translated from the coding sequence ATGAAAAAAAAAATACATCCAGAAAATTATAGACCTGTTGTTTTTAAAGACATTAATAATGATAAAATAATTATTTGTAAATCTACAGTTATAACAAAAGATTCTATCCACATAGATGGAAGTGACTATCCATTATATAAAATGGAGATATCTAGTTATTCACATCCGTTTTTCACTGGAGAAAAGAGATTTTTAGGTAAAACGGGACCTGCTGAGAAATTTAAGAAAAGATATGAAAAATATAAAAAATTATAA
- a CDS encoding 3-oxoacyl-ACP synthase III family protein, translating into MIRSIITGTGHYLPKKIIKKDHFLKHKFYDKRGLKIEKSNEEIINKFQKITEIEERRYINEGLLNSDIAAIAAKKALINSKIYKEEIDYIISAHNYGDIHPISYQSDFMPSIAAKVKNKLKIRNRKCRPYDMIFGCTGWIEGMILADQLLRSKYARNILITSSETLSKVIDPHDRNAMIFSDGAGAAILSAIEYLEDEKHGVIHYDTQCDNNEKLYYLTNGPSLNPNYKKSLVNIRMNGRRIYEYALTKVPNMLKNILDHANFHIKDIKKILIHQANAKMDYAILKRLLKLYNCTSLKKDFMSKIMPMTIQKFGNSSVATVPTLLDLILKGKMPPHEIKPGDTILMASLGAGMNINGLIYRFPNKNKKK; encoded by the coding sequence ATGATTCGATCAATTATTACGGGAACGGGGCATTATTTACCAAAAAAGATAATAAAAAAAGATCATTTTTTGAAACATAAATTTTACGATAAAAGAGGATTAAAAATTGAAAAATCTAATGAGGAAATCATCAATAAATTTCAAAAAATTACAGAAATTGAGGAAAGAAGATATATAAATGAAGGATTATTAAATTCTGATATTGCTGCTATTGCAGCAAAAAAAGCTTTGATAAATTCTAAAATTTATAAGGAAGAAATAGATTATATTATATCTGCTCACAACTATGGAGATATTCATCCTATTTCTTATCAATCTGATTTTATGCCTTCTATCGCTGCTAAAGTAAAAAATAAACTTAAAATAAGAAATAGAAAATGTAGACCATATGATATGATTTTTGGTTGTACAGGATGGATAGAAGGCATGATTCTTGCGGATCAACTTTTACGATCTAAATATGCTAGAAATATATTGATTACTAGTTCCGAAACTTTATCTAAAGTTATCGATCCACATGATAGAAATGCAATGATTTTTTCCGATGGAGCAGGAGCAGCGATACTATCTGCTATAGAATATTTAGAAGATGAAAAACATGGGGTCATTCATTATGATACTCAATGTGATAATAATGAGAAATTATATTATTTAACGAATGGCCCTTCTTTAAACCCAAATTATAAAAAATCTTTAGTTAATATTAGAATGAATGGAAGGAGAATTTATGAATATGCATTAACGAAAGTTCCAAACATGCTAAAAAATATACTTGATCATGCTAATTTTCATATTAAGGATATAAAAAAAATTCTTATTCATCAAGCTAATGCTAAAATGGATTATGCTATTTTAAAAAGATTATTGAAATTATATAATTGTACATCCTTAAAGAAAGATTTCATGTCAAAAATTATGCCGATGACAATACAAAAATTTGGAAATTCTTCTGTAGCGACTGTTCCTACTTTATTGGATTTAATTCTTAAAGGAAAAATGCCACCTCATGAGATTAAACCTGGAGATACAATTCTCATGGCTTCTTTAGGCGCTGGAATGAATATTAATGGATTGATTTACCGTTTTCCAAACAAAAACAAGAAAAAATAA
- the ubiE gene encoding bifunctional demethylmenaquinone methyltransferase/2-methoxy-6-polyprenyl-1,4-benzoquinol methylase UbiE: MYKYSPSSKEEKLKNMFDHIANKYDLINHILSFGIDFIWRRKTIHLLYKLSEKKILKILDLATGTGDLAILLANQFKHAHITGLDPSDKMLKIAEKKIKNNFFEKRVQIIKGYSQNIPFQNETFDIVTIAFGIRNFQYIHHSVREIHRILKPSGILVILEFSKPSNYWIKKIYYFYFHFVKKIGNFISKSHFAYNYLKKSIFSFPYCNKKMNKLLKYHKFDPIHIQKLTFGIVSIYLVKKIKK; encoded by the coding sequence ATGTATAAATATTCTCCTTCTTCAAAAGAAGAAAAATTGAAAAATATGTTTGATCATATTGCCAATAAATACGATTTAATTAATCATATACTATCTTTTGGAATAGATTTTATATGGAGAAGAAAAACAATTCATTTATTATATAAATTGAGTGAAAAAAAAATTCTAAAAATATTAGATTTAGCAACTGGTACTGGAGATTTAGCTATATTGTTAGCCAATCAATTCAAACATGCTCATATTACAGGATTAGATCCATCTGATAAAATGCTGAAAATAGCTGAAAAAAAAATAAAAAACAATTTTTTTGAAAAAAGAGTTCAAATTATTAAAGGATATTCACAAAATATTCCGTTTCAAAATGAAACTTTCGATATAGTAACTATTGCTTTCGGAATAAGGAATTTTCAATACATTCATCATTCTGTTAGAGAAATACATAGGATTTTAAAACCTTCAGGAATTTTAGTTATTTTAGAATTTTCTAAACCTTCCAATTATTGGATAAAAAAAATTTATTATTTCTATTTCCATTTTGTAAAAAAAATAGGAAATTTTATATCCAAAAGTCATTTTGCTTACAATTATTTAAAAAAATCTATATTCTCTTTTCCATATTGCAACAAAAAAATGAATAAACTCTTAAAATATCATAAATTCGATCCGATTCATATACAAAAACTAACTTTTGGAATTGTTTCTATTTATTTAGTTAAAAAAATAAAGAAATAA
- a CDS encoding GH3 auxin-responsive promoter family protein: MIKYLSGYFTPTFLKKRIKSIELFMRYPIEIQNQLIDQLIFYARNTEFGKKYGFRDIKKYQQFSERIPICKYADLQCLIKKIRKGEKDVLWPGGVKWFARSSGTTNTRSKYIPVTKSSMNTCHYKAGKDMLSIYIHNHPKTKIFFGKAVRLGGSYELYKKYNTFYGDLSSILIKNMPFWIENICIPKKKIALMSEWEKKLDKMVKETGHKDVRILLGVCSWLLIFLKKLLKEFDKEKINEIWPNIEVIFHGGVSLKPYINQYEKLFDKSINYYDVYSASEGFFAIQDQKNVEDLLLLLNHGIFYEFIPTEEINNTDPKILSIDKVELNKNYALVISTNAGLWRYIVGDTVRFTNLSPYRISISGRTTHYINSFGEELIVENAEKALNKTCIKTNSIIREYTAGPVYMNRKNSGAHEWIIEFEKPPVNLCDFRDILDNELKSLNSDYEIKRYKNIVLGPPVIYVAKNGLFYDWLKKHKKLGGQNKIPRLSNDRRYIDSIIKMEKNRD; the protein is encoded by the coding sequence ATGATCAAATATTTATCTGGATATTTTACCCCTACTTTCCTTAAAAAAAGAATTAAAAGCATAGAATTATTTATGCGTTATCCGATAGAAATACAAAATCAACTAATCGATCAACTGATTTTTTATGCGAGAAATACCGAATTTGGAAAGAAATACGGATTTCGTGATATTAAAAAATATCAACAATTCTCCGAAAGAATTCCTATATGCAAATACGCTGATTTACAATGTCTTATTAAAAAAATTCGTAAAGGAGAAAAAGATGTATTATGGCCAGGAGGAGTAAAATGGTTTGCCAGATCCTCTGGGACAACGAACACAAGAAGCAAATATATTCCTGTCACCAAATCATCTATGAATACATGTCATTATAAAGCAGGAAAAGATATGTTATCCATCTATATTCATAATCATCCCAAAACAAAAATTTTTTTTGGAAAAGCAGTTCGTCTAGGAGGAAGTTACGAATTGTATAAAAAATACAACACATTTTATGGGGATTTGTCTTCCATTTTAATTAAAAATATGCCTTTTTGGATTGAAAATATTTGTATACCTAAAAAAAAAATAGCCTTAATGAGTGAATGGGAAAAAAAATTAGACAAGATGGTAAAAGAAACAGGTCATAAAGACGTTAGAATTTTATTAGGAGTTTGTTCTTGGTTGTTGATTTTTTTGAAAAAATTATTAAAAGAATTTGACAAAGAAAAAATAAACGAAATATGGCCTAATATAGAGGTAATATTTCATGGAGGAGTCAGTTTAAAACCTTATATCAATCAATATGAGAAATTATTTGATAAATCTATAAATTATTATGATGTATACAGTGCATCAGAGGGTTTTTTTGCTATACAAGATCAAAAAAATGTTGAAGATCTTTTGTTATTATTAAATCATGGTATATTTTATGAGTTCATCCCTACAGAAGAGATAAATAATACAGATCCTAAAATATTATCTATTGATAAAGTAGAATTAAACAAAAATTATGCACTTGTCATTTCTACTAATGCAGGATTATGGAGATACATAGTTGGAGATACTGTTAGGTTTACAAATTTATCTCCATATCGAATTTCCATTTCAGGAAGAACAACTCATTATATTAATTCTTTTGGAGAGGAATTAATTGTTGAAAATGCAGAAAAAGCCTTAAATAAAACTTGCATAAAAACGAATTCCATTATTCGTGAATATACGGCAGGTCCTGTGTATATGAATCGAAAAAATTCTGGAGCTCATGAATGGATTATAGAATTTGAAAAACCACCTGTAAATTTATGTGATTTTAGGGATATTTTGGATAATGAATTAAAATCTTTGAATTCAGATTACGAAATTAAACGATATAAAAATATTGTTTTAGGTCCTCCTGTTATATATGTAGCTAAAAATGGTTTATTTTATGATTGGCTAAAAAAACATAAAAAATTAGGGGGACAAAATAAAATTCCTCGTTTATCTAATGATAGAAGATATATTGATTCCATTATCAAAATGGAAAAAAATAGAGACTAG
- the rpsO gene encoding 30S ribosomal protein S15, translating into MKKKKEIFKTYGTSVYDTGSSKAQIALFTYRINHLNNHLKNNKKDFNTERALVKMVGKRKKLLKYIEKHDINNYKNIIKHLGLRK; encoded by the coding sequence ATGAAAAAAAAAAAAGAAATATTTAAAACTTATGGAACATCTGTTTACGATACAGGTTCTTCTAAAGCTCAAATCGCTTTGTTTACTTATCGTATTAATCATTTAAACAATCATCTCAAAAATAATAAAAAAGATTTTAACACAGAAAGAGCTTTAGTAAAAATGGTGGGAAAAAGAAAAAAATTACTAAAATATATAGAGAAACATGATATAAACAATTACAAAAATATAATTAAACATTTAGGATTAAGAAAATAA
- a CDS encoding polyribonucleotide nucleotidyltransferase, with amino-acid sequence MPDIVKETISMKDGRTIVIETGRLAKQADGAVTVRAKNTMLLATVVVSKETRNEINFLPLTVDYREKYSAGGKIPGGFIKREGRPSDEEILTMRLVDRVLRPTFPDSFKREIQVMISLLSYDKTVLPDGLAGLAASTALSVAGIPFNGPISEIRIIRLNGKFIINPRLDQLKNADIDLIVGASNRSIIMIEGEMKEIKENEFLETLIIAHEAIKLQIDAQIRLVDKLSKNRFFFFDDQESINTSEENKRLKKELFLFSHDKIENIYQNFVDKKTRSIQEKIVLNDFKKNFLKEEELEKKETIVEQFFEEIIKNIIRNLVLKKGVRLDGRTSKQIRSISSLVDYLPGVHGSALFSRGETQSLTTVTLGSSLDANRIDNVIIENQEKFYLHYNFPPFSTGEIRSIRGVSRREVGHGNLAQRALKNIIPNNPYTIRVVSDILESNGSSSMATVCAASLALMDAGIPIENPVSGIAMGVFMENENKVIISDIIGEEDHFGDLDFKITGTKYGITACQMDVKTMQGVTFDLINQILMQALEGRIFILKKMLEILPEYRKKIKPNAPKIYTFNIPKDFIGSVIGPGGKVIQEIQSCTNTNILIEEKGDLGCIEIIGKDDEKIEKAINRIKEIAFVPELGKVYKAKVKSIKDFGAFVEISKGVEGLLHISEIGWKRLKNIEEEFHIGDIIDVKFMGMDERNKKMKLSRKILLPRPGKKNE; translated from the coding sequence ATGCCAGATATAGTAAAAGAAACCATATCTATGAAAGATGGTCGTACTATCGTTATAGAAACAGGAAGATTAGCTAAACAAGCAGATGGAGCCGTTACAGTCCGTGCAAAAAATACGATGCTTTTGGCAACTGTGGTCGTATCCAAAGAAACAAGAAATGAAATCAATTTTTTGCCTTTAACAGTAGATTATAGAGAAAAATATTCTGCTGGAGGGAAGATTCCTGGAGGTTTTATTAAAAGAGAGGGAAGACCTTCTGACGAAGAAATTTTGACAATGAGATTAGTAGATCGCGTTTTAAGACCTACATTTCCGGATTCTTTTAAAAGAGAAATACAAGTTATGATTTCATTACTTTCATATGATAAAACTGTTTTACCAGATGGATTAGCAGGATTAGCTGCATCAACAGCTTTATCTGTAGCAGGAATTCCTTTTAATGGGCCTATATCAGAAATACGTATTATACGTTTAAATGGGAAATTCATTATTAATCCTCGTTTAGATCAGTTAAAAAATGCGGATATAGATTTGATAGTAGGAGCTTCAAATCGTTCTATTATTATGATAGAAGGAGAAATGAAGGAAATAAAAGAAAATGAATTTTTGGAAACTTTGATTATAGCTCATGAAGCTATAAAATTACAAATAGATGCTCAAATCCGTTTAGTTGATAAATTATCAAAGAATCGTTTTTTTTTCTTTGATGATCAAGAATCAATAAATACTTCAGAAGAAAATAAAAGATTAAAAAAAGAACTTTTTTTATTTTCACATGATAAAATTGAAAATATTTATCAAAATTTTGTAGATAAAAAAACTAGATCTATTCAAGAGAAAATTGTACTAAATGATTTTAAAAAAAATTTTTTAAAAGAAGAAGAACTAGAGAAAAAAGAAACTATTGTTGAACAATTTTTTGAAGAAATTATAAAAAATATAATTAGAAATTTAGTTTTAAAAAAAGGAGTACGATTAGATGGCCGAACTAGTAAACAAATACGCTCAATATCTAGTTTAGTTGATTATTTACCTGGAGTACATGGTTCTGCTTTATTTTCAAGAGGAGAGACTCAATCTTTAACTACAGTAACATTAGGATCATCTTTAGATGCTAATAGGATTGATAATGTTATTATAGAAAATCAGGAGAAATTCTATTTACATTACAATTTTCCACCTTTTTCAACAGGAGAAATACGTTCTATAAGAGGGGTTTCTAGACGTGAAGTTGGTCATGGAAATTTAGCTCAACGGGCATTAAAAAATATTATCCCTAATAATCCATATACAATTCGTGTTGTTTCCGATATCCTAGAATCTAATGGTTCATCTTCTATGGCTACAGTTTGTGCCGCCAGTTTAGCATTAATGGATGCAGGGATTCCTATAGAAAATCCTGTTTCCGGAATTGCTATGGGAGTATTTATGGAAAATGAAAATAAAGTTATTATATCAGATATAATAGGAGAGGAAGATCATTTTGGAGATTTAGATTTCAAAATAACAGGAACTAAGTATGGAATTACAGCTTGTCAAATGGATGTGAAAACAATGCAAGGAGTAACATTCGATCTCATTAATCAAATTTTAATGCAAGCTTTAGAAGGACGTATTTTTATTTTAAAAAAAATGTTAGAAATTTTACCTGAATATCGAAAAAAAATAAAACCGAATGCTCCAAAAATATATACTTTTAATATACCCAAAGATTTTATAGGTTCGGTTATAGGTCCAGGTGGAAAAGTTATTCAAGAAATACAATCATGTACAAATACAAACATACTAATTGAAGAAAAGGGGGATTTAGGTTGCATTGAAATTATTGGAAAAGATGATGAAAAAATAGAGAAAGCCATCAATAGAATTAAAGAAATAGCTTTTGTTCCTGAATTAGGAAAAGTTTATAAAGCAAAAGTAAAATCTATAAAAGATTTTGGTGCTTTTGTTGAAATATCTAAAGGAGTTGAAGGGTTGCTGCATATTTCGGAAATAGGATGGAAAAGATTAAAAAATATAGAAGAAGAATTCCATATAGGAGATATTATTGACGTTAAATTTATGGGAATGGATGAAAGAAATAAGAAAATGAAACTCTCTAGAAAAATACTTTTACCCCGTCCTGGAAAAAAAAATGAATAA
- a CDS encoding sigma-70 family RNA polymerase sigma factor, protein MRQLKITKQVTNRESESLDKYLHEIGKIPLLTPEEEVEYARRAREGDDTAIDKLVNANLRFVVSVAKQYQNQGLSLCDLINEGNLGLIKGILRFDETRGFKCISYVVWWIRQAILQAIAEQSRSIRQPTNKLALLNKILKTLAQLEQELQRTPSAREIAEYLDMNEKDVEESIKNSGRHVSMDAPLIEGEDSNLYDLVRSDESPRPDEHLEKESLRKDIRRILETLSERERRVIILHFGLNGSPPMTLEEVGQSCDLTRERVRQIESIALKRLKHSSRSKILKPYLG, encoded by the coding sequence ATGAGACAACTTAAAATTACTAAACAAGTAACAAATCGTGAATCTGAATCGTTAGATAAATATCTTCACGAAATAGGAAAAATTCCATTATTAACTCCAGAAGAAGAAGTAGAATATGCTCGTAGAGCAAGAGAAGGGGACGATACTGCTATAGATAAGCTCGTAAATGCCAATTTACGTTTTGTTGTTTCTGTTGCAAAACAGTATCAAAATCAAGGTTTAAGTTTATGTGATTTAATTAATGAAGGAAATTTAGGTTTAATAAAAGGAATATTACGTTTTGATGAAACAAGAGGTTTTAAATGCATATCATACGTTGTTTGGTGGATTAGACAAGCTATTTTACAAGCTATCGCTGAACAATCACGTTCTATTAGACAGCCTACAAATAAATTAGCTTTATTAAACAAAATACTGAAAACTCTCGCTCAACTAGAACAAGAATTGCAAAGAACCCCTTCTGCAAGAGAAATAGCAGAATATTTAGATATGAATGAGAAAGATGTTGAAGAATCTATAAAAAACTCAGGAAGACATGTTTCAATGGATGCTCCATTAATAGAAGGAGAAGATTCTAATTTATATGACTTAGTTCGATCTGATGAATCTCCTCGTCCAGACGAACATTTAGAAAAAGAATCTTTACGTAAAGATATAAGAAGAATTTTAGAAACTTTAAGTGAGAGAGAACGGAGGGTTATCATTTTACATTTTGGATTAAATGGATCTCCACCTATGACTTTAGAAGAAGTGGGGCAATCTTGCGATTTAACAAGAGAACGTGTAAGACAAATTGAAAGTATAGCTTTAAAAAGACTAAAACACTCTTCTAGAAGCAAAATATTAAAACCTTATTTAGGTTAG